The following are encoded together in the Gemmatimonas aurantiaca genome:
- a CDS encoding prolyl oligopeptidase family serine peptidase, translated as MRRSTTLLFTSGLVAGTIGSTTIDAQPRPTVTPADYAQWEMPGAPRLSPRGDWTAIPMTRMNDSSEVRLIGGPRDTTIIIPFAMPATFSPAGGWVGMLVGISTAERERLTREKKPVRNSVQLRHLGTGQVITETDVNAFAFSANGRFVTLTRYPQEGKPVSDVLVYDLTRGTRLTFPSVRDQAWADGTGAGATGALLALAIDGDGPSGYSVQLYDAAANTLRVLENGAVPYRALAWRRRAADLAVLRGVVDKAWRDTAHVLVTWRDVTGNATSRVLDPATMNGFPARMRIAEHRRPTWSRDGQVMFFGLRPRLAAADAIKKSADKVSDVEIWHTNDVRMFPQQKAQEAQDLRSTLLTAWHQGDDRIVQIGTDLEEQAAALENGRWATEIDRKPYPWEWKFGRNVQDVWAVNLETGARTKVLQRVRHYYGGDPTGTKLAWSDGRDYWVVDLASGTRTNLTGALTRGGKADFVDHDDDHPTDIPHIFPIVAWSKTGDALLVNDTHDVWRLAVNGGGNTRLTNGARDQVVHRLVNFAPFGASVVERAVDLEAPLYFTLTGRLSKQSGYARRAGDGTVQRLMLVDAGHSTLVKADSADIFAFTRQRYDTSPNVFVGDDPATAKAVTATNPQQAKYAWGKAELMNFRSTIGVPLQALLYYPANYDPAKKYPLIVYTYERLSQGLHGYIAPNDRNYYNATVFSQQGYFVLMPDIVFRPREPGIGTKYAVEPAVRAVIARGLVDPARVGHVGHSQGGYEAAYLATHSNLFQTTIVGSGITDMISFAGQLHWSQGTAEFDHWETGQFRMQVAPWEDTKAMIDNSPLARVHQMQAKSMLIEIGSDDGTVDPRQGSLFYNYARRAGKQVVMLTYPGEGHGLTKRENQRDYQTRILEWFGHYLKGEPAPRWITEGQTALERRAILDANK; from the coding sequence ATGCGTCGTTCCACCACACTGCTGTTCACCTCGGGCCTGGTCGCCGGCACCATCGGCTCCACCACGATCGATGCCCAACCCAGGCCCACGGTGACGCCGGCCGACTATGCGCAATGGGAAATGCCGGGCGCCCCGCGCCTGTCGCCCCGTGGTGACTGGACGGCGATACCGATGACGCGCATGAACGACAGCAGTGAAGTGCGCCTCATCGGTGGCCCGCGCGACACCACCATCATCATTCCGTTTGCCATGCCGGCGACCTTCTCGCCCGCCGGCGGGTGGGTAGGTATGCTCGTCGGGATATCCACGGCCGAACGGGAGCGGCTCACCCGCGAAAAGAAGCCGGTGCGCAACAGTGTCCAGCTCCGTCATCTCGGCACCGGGCAGGTCATCACCGAGACGGATGTCAACGCCTTTGCGTTCAGCGCCAACGGACGCTTCGTGACGCTCACGCGGTATCCGCAGGAAGGCAAACCGGTTTCCGATGTGCTGGTCTACGACCTCACGCGGGGCACCCGTCTCACCTTCCCGTCGGTGCGGGACCAGGCCTGGGCCGACGGCACGGGCGCTGGCGCCACCGGTGCGCTGCTGGCTCTGGCCATCGATGGCGACGGTCCGTCGGGGTATTCGGTGCAACTGTACGATGCGGCGGCCAATACGTTGCGCGTCCTGGAGAACGGGGCGGTCCCTTACCGCGCGCTGGCGTGGCGTCGCCGTGCGGCCGATCTCGCCGTTCTGCGCGGCGTCGTGGACAAGGCGTGGCGCGACACGGCGCACGTGCTCGTCACCTGGCGCGATGTGACCGGCAATGCCACGTCGCGTGTCCTCGATCCGGCCACCATGAACGGGTTTCCCGCCCGCATGCGCATCGCGGAACACCGCCGTCCCACGTGGTCACGGGACGGTCAGGTGATGTTCTTCGGTCTGCGTCCGCGATTGGCCGCGGCCGATGCCATCAAGAAGAGCGCCGACAAAGTCTCCGATGTGGAGATCTGGCATACCAACGACGTGCGCATGTTCCCGCAACAGAAGGCCCAGGAGGCGCAGGATCTGCGCAGCACGCTGCTCACGGCCTGGCATCAGGGTGACGACCGCATCGTACAGATCGGCACCGACCTCGAGGAGCAGGCGGCCGCACTGGAGAACGGACGCTGGGCCACCGAGATCGATCGCAAGCCTTATCCCTGGGAGTGGAAGTTCGGCCGCAATGTGCAGGACGTATGGGCCGTGAATCTCGAGACCGGGGCACGCACGAAAGTCCTGCAGCGTGTGCGGCACTACTACGGCGGCGATCCCACCGGAACGAAACTCGCCTGGTCGGACGGCCGGGACTACTGGGTCGTCGATCTGGCTTCCGGTACGCGCACCAATCTGACCGGTGCGCTCACCCGGGGCGGCAAGGCCGACTTCGTGGATCACGACGACGATCACCCCACCGATATCCCCCACATCTTCCCCATCGTGGCGTGGAGCAAGACGGGTGACGCGCTGCTGGTGAACGACACCCACGATGTCTGGCGGCTCGCCGTGAATGGCGGCGGCAACACCCGGCTCACCAACGGTGCGCGGGATCAGGTCGTCCACCGTCTGGTGAACTTCGCGCCCTTCGGCGCATCGGTGGTGGAGCGCGCGGTGGATCTCGAAGCGCCCCTCTATTTCACGCTCACCGGACGTCTGAGCAAACAGAGCGGGTACGCCCGTCGGGCCGGCGATGGCACGGTGCAACGCCTGATGCTCGTCGACGCCGGACATTCGACGCTCGTCAAGGCCGACAGCGCCGACATCTTTGCGTTCACGCGCCAGCGCTACGACACATCGCCCAATGTGTTCGTCGGTGACGACCCCGCCACGGCAAAGGCCGTCACGGCCACCAATCCGCAGCAGGCGAAGTATGCGTGGGGAAAGGCGGAGCTCATGAACTTCCGCAGCACCATTGGTGTGCCCCTGCAGGCGCTGCTGTACTATCCGGCCAATTACGATCCGGCGAAGAAGTATCCGCTCATCGTGTACACCTACGAGCGGCTTTCACAGGGGCTGCACGGCTACATCGCCCCCAACGATCGCAACTACTACAACGCCACGGTGTTCTCACAGCAAGGCTACTTCGTGCTGATGCCGGACATCGTCTTCCGTCCCCGCGAGCCCGGCATCGGCACGAAGTACGCCGTCGAGCCGGCCGTGCGCGCCGTCATTGCCCGGGGCCTCGTGGATCCGGCGCGGGTCGGCCACGTGGGGCATTCGCAGGGTGGGTACGAAGCCGCCTATCTCGCCACGCACAGCAATCTCTTCCAGACCACCATCGTGGGGTCGGGGATCACCGACATGATCAGCTTTGCGGGCCAGTTGCACTGGAGTCAGGGCACGGCGGAGTTCGATCACTGGGAGACCGGTCAGTTCCGCATGCAGGTCGCGCCATGGGAAGACACGAAAGCCATGATCGACAACTCGCCGCTGGCCCGCGTGCATCAGATGCAGGCGAAGAGCATGCTCATCGAGATCGGCAGTGACGATGGGACGGTCGATCCCAGACAGGGCTCCCTGTTCTACAACTACGCCCGTCGCGCCGGCAAGCAGGTCGTGATGCTCACCTATCCCGGTGAAGGACACGGCCTCACCAAGCGTGAGAATCAGCGCGACTACCAGACGCGCATCCTCGAGTGGTTCGGCCACTACCTCAAGGGCGAACCCGCTCCACGCTGGATCACGGAAGGCCAGACCGCGCTCGAACGCCGGGCCATCCTCGACGCAAACAAGTAA
- a CDS encoding nitronate monooxygenase produces the protein MSSTSLATRPQLIQGGMGIGVSNWRLARAVSRAGHLGVISGTVIDTVMVRRLQDGDPGGHVRRALAHFPIPAIAEEMLHRYFQVNGRAPDAPYRLLPMYRQVVSRARQRVTVAAAFVETWLAREGHDGLVGMNLLTKVQLPNLPTLYGAMLAGVSTIIMGAGIPREIPGALDALAEHRPAALRFDLEAAPRDVVEWITFDPADLWLGHGAPPSALMRPSFYPVVSAVSLAATLARKSTGRVDGFVVESPTAGGHNAPPRGEMQLDASGQPVYGERDLVDFARMQELGLPFWIAGGAGTPEGLDRALALGAAGIQVGTLFAFCNESGLDPAVRTSVLDAIRCGTASVFTDPLASPTGYPFKVIRGVPALEATRTRVCDLGYLRVAVRQDDGRVVYRCAAEPVDAYVAKGGKAEDTEGRRCLCNGLLSDIGLAQPREEGPEPALVTSGDDLQSVAMLAAEGNYSADDVIGWLTRATERRIEEPIVMA, from the coding sequence ATGTCCAGCACTTCTCTCGCAACGCGTCCGCAACTCATCCAGGGCGGTATGGGCATCGGCGTGTCCAACTGGCGACTGGCACGGGCCGTCTCCCGCGCGGGACATCTGGGCGTCATATCGGGCACGGTCATCGACACGGTGATGGTGCGTCGATTGCAGGACGGCGATCCCGGTGGGCATGTACGACGGGCACTGGCGCATTTCCCCATTCCCGCGATCGCGGAGGAGATGCTGCACCGGTACTTCCAGGTCAACGGCCGTGCGCCCGACGCGCCGTATCGCCTGTTACCCATGTATCGCCAGGTGGTCAGTCGCGCCCGGCAACGCGTGACGGTGGCCGCGGCGTTCGTGGAAACATGGCTGGCCCGTGAGGGGCACGATGGGCTCGTGGGCATGAACCTGCTCACGAAGGTGCAACTGCCGAATCTGCCCACGCTCTATGGCGCCATGCTCGCAGGGGTGTCCACCATCATCATGGGAGCGGGCATTCCCCGTGAGATTCCCGGCGCGCTCGATGCGCTCGCGGAACACCGGCCGGCCGCGCTGCGATTCGATCTCGAGGCGGCACCACGCGATGTCGTGGAGTGGATCACGTTCGATCCGGCCGATCTCTGGCTCGGTCATGGTGCGCCTCCGTCCGCGCTCATGCGACCGTCGTTCTATCCGGTGGTCTCGGCGGTGTCACTGGCCGCGACCCTCGCCAGGAAGTCCACGGGACGTGTCGATGGGTTCGTGGTCGAAAGTCCCACGGCGGGGGGACACAACGCGCCGCCACGCGGGGAGATGCAGCTCGACGCCTCGGGACAACCGGTCTATGGCGAACGGGATCTGGTCGACTTCGCCCGCATGCAGGAACTCGGTCTGCCGTTCTGGATTGCCGGTGGCGCCGGCACGCCGGAGGGACTCGATCGTGCGCTCGCCCTGGGTGCCGCCGGTATCCAGGTGGGCACGCTGTTCGCCTTCTGCAACGAATCGGGGCTCGACCCCGCGGTGCGCACCTCCGTGCTCGACGCGATCCGGTGCGGCACCGCCAGCGTGTTTACCGATCCCCTCGCATCGCCGACGGGATATCCCTTCAAGGTGATCCGCGGGGTGCCGGCGCTCGAGGCGACACGCACCCGCGTCTGCGATCTCGGTTATCTCCGCGTCGCCGTCCGTCAGGATGACGGCCGGGTGGTCTATCGTTGTGCCGCCGAACCGGTCGACGCCTACGTGGCCAAGGGCGGCAAAGCCGAAGACACCGAAGGACGCCGCTGCCTCTGCAACGGCCTGTTGTCCGATATCGGACTCGCCCAGCCCCGCGAGGAAGGCCCCGAACCGGCACTGGTGACCAGCGGAGACGATCTGCAGTCCGTCGCGATGCTGGCCGCGGAAGGCAATTACAGCGCCGACGATGTGATCGGATGGCTCACGCGGGCCACGGAGCGGCGGATCGAGGAACCGATCGTGATGGCGTAG
- a CDS encoding endonuclease/exonuclease/phosphatase family protein, giving the protein MPRPLSILPLALLVTLGTAASVPARQDNRFTVATYNIRHGRGMDEAVNLKRTGDAIGALGADVVALQEVDRNVERSGRIDEPRVLGEQLNMKDEFGAFFPYQGGEYGMALLSRFPIRRTEALRLPDGNEPRVALFAEIELPSRRRVLVVNVHFDWVDNDTLRYAQVQALAAVLDTVQLPTILLGDFNDQPGSRTLSRWRERFRAAEKPVGDRFTFSSTEPKYEIDHILLGPPNAWESATARVMTDPLTSDHRPVVATVRLRGR; this is encoded by the coding sequence ATGCCACGCCCTCTTTCCATTCTGCCGCTGGCGCTGCTGGTCACGCTCGGCACCGCAGCGTCCGTACCTGCCCGTCAGGACAACCGCTTCACCGTCGCCACCTACAACATCCGCCATGGTCGCGGCATGGACGAGGCGGTGAACCTGAAGCGCACCGGTGATGCGATCGGTGCACTCGGTGCGGATGTGGTGGCATTGCAGGAGGTGGACCGCAACGTGGAGCGTTCCGGTCGCATCGACGAACCGCGGGTGCTGGGCGAGCAACTGAACATGAAAGACGAGTTCGGTGCGTTCTTCCCGTATCAGGGCGGAGAGTACGGCATGGCGCTGCTCTCGCGGTTCCCCATCCGTCGCACCGAAGCATTACGTCTTCCCGACGGCAACGAACCGCGGGTCGCTCTGTTCGCCGAGATCGAGTTGCCATCGCGACGGCGCGTGCTCGTGGTGAACGTGCATTTCGACTGGGTGGACAACGACACGCTGCGGTATGCGCAGGTGCAGGCGCTTGCCGCCGTGCTCGATACGGTGCAGCTGCCCACCATCCTGCTCGGCGACTTCAACGATCAACCGGGCTCCCGCACCCTCTCGCGGTGGCGGGAGCGCTTCCGGGCCGCGGAGAAGCCGGTGGGTGATCGTTTCACGTTCTCGTCCACCGAACCGAAATACGAGATCGATCACATCCTGCTCGGCCCTCCGAATGCCTGGGAGTCCGCCACCGCGCGGGTGATGACGGATCCGCTCACGTCGGACCATCGTCCGGTCGTGGCAACCGTGAGGCTGCGCGGGCGATAG
- a CDS encoding aminopeptidase P N-terminal domain-containing protein — MRLSPLPRALSATALFALATVISTPVSAQTPARRPTPPPTRPRSTATDTAITQAEVAARRAALAERVENGVVLAFGGRALVHDFSAFYQLSAFRYLTELNEPDHAFVMVVRNKQAQSTLFLTPLDARTAFYYGERVDTASSLKRYGIPGRSFAALAGVLDSLAATGLPFYHIPDVETMDFARNDSLTRGQQAVKTLSDKYPSLPIRNAMPLVLDLRARKSPAEMALIRRAAEISAEGHRAAMLTANPQHEYELRAALEYEFTRRGAERPAYGSIVGGGYNGTTLHYMKDSDPVKPGDLVVMDAAAEFRGYAADITRTIPVSGTYTPAQRRIYQLVRDAQNMAEQMSKPGMSVRAAADSSVAVRTRGLAALGLIESEDATFDPPWAVNCTMSPASCKQANLWMIHGITHGIGLAVHDPMQGSGRDATFQVGDAFTIEPGIYVSSRALAVLPDTPKNRAFIAKVKAVVQQYENTGVRIEDDYLITDKGLERISLVPREMDEIEALMKRRRTIQP, encoded by the coding sequence ATGCGCCTTTCTCCACTTCCGCGTGCGCTTTCCGCGACGGCTCTGTTCGCCCTGGCGACGGTCATCTCCACTCCCGTATCCGCTCAGACACCGGCACGACGGCCCACGCCGCCGCCGACAAGGCCACGTAGCACTGCCACTGACACGGCCATCACGCAGGCCGAAGTGGCCGCCCGACGGGCCGCATTGGCCGAGCGAGTCGAGAACGGTGTCGTGCTCGCGTTCGGTGGACGTGCACTCGTGCACGACTTCAGCGCCTTCTACCAGCTCTCGGCGTTCCGGTATCTCACGGAACTGAACGAACCGGATCACGCATTCGTGATGGTGGTCCGCAACAAACAGGCGCAGAGCACGCTGTTTCTCACCCCGCTCGATGCCCGTACGGCGTTCTACTACGGAGAGCGCGTCGATACCGCCTCCAGCCTGAAGAGGTACGGCATCCCCGGGCGCTCCTTTGCGGCGCTGGCCGGTGTGCTCGATTCGCTGGCCGCCACGGGACTGCCCTTCTACCACATCCCCGATGTGGAAACGATGGATTTCGCGCGCAACGATTCACTCACGCGTGGTCAGCAAGCGGTCAAGACACTCTCGGACAAATATCCGTCGCTGCCCATCCGGAACGCGATGCCGTTGGTGCTCGATTTGCGCGCGCGCAAATCGCCCGCCGAAATGGCGCTCATCCGGCGGGCCGCGGAGATCAGCGCGGAGGGCCATCGCGCCGCGATGCTCACCGCCAATCCGCAGCACGAGTACGAGCTGCGTGCCGCGCTCGAATACGAATTCACCCGCCGGGGCGCCGAACGACCGGCGTACGGTTCCATCGTGGGGGGCGGTTACAACGGCACCACGCTGCACTACATGAAGGACAGCGATCCGGTGAAGCCGGGCGACCTCGTCGTGATGGATGCCGCGGCCGAGTTCCGTGGGTATGCAGCGGACATCACGCGCACGATTCCGGTGAGCGGCACCTACACACCGGCCCAGCGCCGCATCTATCAACTGGTGCGTGACGCGCAGAACATGGCCGAGCAGATGTCGAAGCCGGGTATGAGCGTGCGCGCCGCCGCGGATTCCTCGGTGGCCGTTCGCACACGCGGGCTCGCGGCCCTGGGACTCATCGAGAGCGAGGACGCCACGTTCGATCCGCCGTGGGCGGTGAATTGCACGATGAGCCCCGCGTCGTGCAAGCAGGCCAATCTCTGGATGATTCACGGCATCACGCACGGCATCGGCCTCGCGGTGCACGATCCCATGCAGGGCAGCGGACGCGACGCCACGTTCCAGGTGGGTGATGCCTTCACCATCGAACCGGGCATCTACGTCAGTTCGCGCGCGCTCGCGGTGCTTCCCGATACACCGAAGAATCGCGCCTTCATCGCAAAAGTGAAGGCGGTGGTGCAGCAGTACGAGAACACCGGCGTCCGCATCGAAGACGACTATCTCATCACCGACAAGGGCCTCGAGCGCATTTCACTCGTGCCCCGCGAGATGGACGAAATCGAAGCCCTGATGAAGCGGCGCCGCACGATTCAGCCGTGA
- a CDS encoding 3-deoxy-7-phosphoheptulonate synthase, which yields MADGATLAAPSDAPAVATADGLPGVPPGDATGELITSGVLRAELPADASVQTTVQRARADIRNILQGADRRWLVVVGPCSVHDVDAALEYAAHIQALQRDVEKSLLLVMRVYVEKPRTRLGWTGLVHDPRLDGSGRVNDGLRIARTLFRDVNAMGVPVATEFVDPMVVSYLEDLVAWCAIGARTVESPLHRQMASGLACPVGFKNGSGGDIRAAINGMTAASAPHRMLAVDDAGRAGVRMTAGNADTHLILRGGSRPNTDRHSVHVASASLARERLVPRLMIDCGHGNAGPSGAQAVVLEDIVHRVHSRTEDMTHVLGVMLESHLEEGRQLFVPGVPMRPGQSITDACVGIEETGRLLRDLAAALG from the coding sequence ATGGCTGATGGAGCTACTCTTGCAGCGCCGTCCGATGCACCGGCGGTGGCAACAGCCGATGGGCTGCCCGGTGTTCCGCCCGGTGATGCAACCGGCGAGCTGATCACGTCTGGTGTATTGCGGGCCGAACTGCCCGCGGATGCGTCGGTGCAGACCACGGTGCAGCGCGCGCGCGCCGATATCCGGAACATCCTGCAGGGCGCCGATCGACGCTGGCTGGTGGTGGTGGGTCCGTGTTCCGTGCACGATGTCGATGCGGCGCTGGAATACGCGGCGCATATCCAGGCGTTGCAGCGTGACGTGGAGAAATCGCTGCTGCTCGTGATGCGGGTGTACGTGGAAAAACCGCGAACCCGTCTGGGCTGGACGGGTCTGGTGCACGATCCCCGACTCGATGGCAGTGGCCGCGTGAATGACGGGCTGCGTATTGCACGTACCCTCTTTCGCGATGTGAACGCGATGGGTGTGCCCGTGGCCACGGAGTTCGTGGACCCGATGGTCGTCAGTTATCTCGAAGACCTGGTGGCCTGGTGCGCCATCGGCGCGCGCACGGTGGAGAGCCCGTTGCACCGGCAGATGGCGTCTGGGCTTGCCTGCCCCGTGGGGTTCAAGAACGGCTCGGGTGGGGATATCAGGGCGGCCATCAACGGCATGACCGCCGCGAGCGCGCCGCATCGGATGCTGGCGGTGGATGACGCGGGACGGGCCGGTGTGCGCATGACGGCCGGCAACGCCGATACCCATCTCATTCTGCGTGGCGGATCACGTCCGAATACGGACCGGCATTCGGTACATGTCGCGAGTGCGTCACTGGCGCGTGAGCGTCTGGTGCCGCGTCTCATGATCGACTGCGGTCATGGCAACGCCGGCCCTTCGGGGGCGCAGGCGGTGGTACTGGAGGACATCGTGCACCGCGTGCACAGTCGCACGGAAGACATGACCCATGTGCTCGGCGTGATGCTCGAAAGCCATCTCGAAGAGGGGCGTCAACTCTTCGTGCCCGGTGTGCCGATGCGCCCGGGGCAGAGCATCACCGATGCCTGTGTGGGCATCGAGGAGACGGGCCGTCTGCTCCGGGATCTCGCCGCGGCGCTCGGATAG
- a CDS encoding 2,3-dihydro-2,3-dihydroxybenzoate dehydrogenase, with translation MSLSRSLSGLQGEVAIVSGAAGGIGSAIVSALLAEGVRVVAFDRVMPPFAGHDADRVRCVVADVSQSTEVNALVARAIDEWGPVRFGVNVAGVLHTASVVDTDDESWQRLFAVNTTGVFNLSRALARHMMTQRRGSIVTVSSNAGGVPRQGMAAYGASKAAAALFTRSLGLELAPFGVRCNVVAPGSTRTPMLAGMLAEQGVESVIAGAPEQFKIGIPLAKLAEPRDIAEAVLFLLSDRAGHITMNELYVDGGASLHG, from the coding sequence ATGAGCCTTTCCAGGAGCCTTTCCGGTCTGCAGGGCGAGGTGGCAATCGTGAGCGGTGCCGCGGGTGGTATCGGTTCGGCCATCGTATCGGCGCTGCTGGCCGAAGGCGTACGGGTGGTGGCCTTCGACAGAGTGATGCCTCCGTTCGCCGGTCACGATGCCGACCGGGTGCGCTGCGTCGTGGCCGATGTGTCGCAATCCACGGAAGTGAACGCCCTCGTGGCACGCGCCATCGACGAGTGGGGGCCGGTGCGTTTCGGGGTGAACGTCGCCGGTGTGCTGCACACCGCATCGGTCGTGGACACGGACGACGAGAGCTGGCAGCGTCTCTTCGCGGTGAATACCACGGGCGTCTTCAATCTCTCGCGCGCCCTGGCCCGTCACATGATGACACAGCGGCGCGGCAGCATCGTCACCGTGAGCTCCAACGCGGGTGGCGTTCCCAGGCAGGGGATGGCCGCGTATGGTGCATCAAAAGCCGCCGCCGCATTGTTCACCAGGAGTCTGGGGCTCGAGCTGGCGCCATTCGGTGTGCGCTGCAATGTGGTGGCGCCGGGATCCACCCGCACACCCATGCTGGCGGGGATGCTGGCGGAGCAGGGCGTCGAGAGTGTCATTGCGGGTGCACCTGAACAATTCAAGATCGGTATCCCGCTCGCCAAACTGGCCGAGCCGCGCGATATCGCCGAGGCCGTGCTGTTCCTGCTGTCGGACCGGGCCGGTCATATCACGATGAACGAACTCTATGTCGATGGTGGAGCGTCGCTCCATGGCTGA
- a CDS encoding serine hydrolase — protein MRLLPALALWAAASLPAMMSAQSTGSSMAPRAIAGTRKDAPAALRRTIDSLADAHRGVVGYSITNLETGEHLERRGDETFTTASLIKVPILVGLFDLAEQKQLTLDDPIVLTDIDKVGGAGQLQFLRTPLTLRLWDVAWLMSTLSDNTATNLVLDRIKIRRVWQKMEALGLPHTKVHSGSMTRIATVAPDSSAKYGLGVTTPNEMAQLFTLMAQGKAVSPAADSTMLTILAQNADDSKLLRFNYGVRAAHKTGDVDAARTDCGILYLPARIVACVMTKENVDTRYWVDADGNAVIGRIGQAITAQWGRR, from the coding sequence ATGCGACTTCTCCCCGCTCTTGCGTTGTGGGCCGCCGCGAGTCTTCCGGCGATGATGTCGGCGCAGTCGACCGGCTCATCCATGGCCCCGCGTGCCATCGCCGGCACGCGCAAAGATGCCCCCGCGGCGCTGCGCCGTACCATCGACAGTCTCGCCGACGCGCATCGCGGCGTGGTGGGCTACAGCATCACCAACCTCGAGACCGGTGAACACCTCGAGCGCCGCGGCGACGAAACCTTCACGACCGCCTCACTCATCAAGGTGCCGATCCTGGTGGGGTTGTTCGATCTGGCGGAGCAGAAGCAGCTCACGCTGGACGATCCGATCGTACTGACGGACATCGACAAAGTGGGTGGGGCGGGGCAACTGCAGTTCCTGCGCACACCGCTCACGCTGCGTCTGTGGGACGTGGCCTGGCTCATGAGTACGCTGAGCGACAACACGGCCACCAATCTCGTGCTCGACCGGATCAAGATCCGACGCGTGTGGCAGAAGATGGAAGCGCTCGGCCTGCCACACACCAAGGTGCATTCCGGATCGATGACGCGTATCGCCACCGTCGCGCCCGACAGTTCGGCCAAATACGGACTCGGAGTGACCACACCCAACGAGATGGCGCAGCTCTTCACGCTGATGGCGCAGGGCAAGGCGGTGAGTCCGGCGGCCGACTCCACCATGCTCACCATCCTCGCCCAGAACGCCGACGATTCCAAACTGCTGCGCTTCAACTATGGCGTGCGGGCCGCGCACAAAACCGGCGATGTGGATGCCGCGCGCACGGATTGTGGCATCCTGTATCTGCCGGCGCGCATCGTGGCTTGTGTGATGACCAAGGAGAACGTCGATACCCGCTACTGGGTGGATGCGGACGGGAATGCGGTGATCGGGCGGATCGGTCAGGCCATCACCGCGCAGTGGGGGCGTCGGTGA
- the glgC gene encoding glucose-1-phosphate adenylyltransferase, translated as MTPSNRGTLARTAMAYVLAGGRGSRLHELTDPRAKPAVYFGGKTRIIDFALSNAINSGIRRIGVATQYKAHSLIRHLQRGWNFMRPERNESFDILPASQRVSETQWYDGTADAVYQNLDIIADYAPEYMVILAGDHVYKMDYELMLQQHVNQRADVTVGVLEVPRKEASGFGVMHVDGDDRIITFLEKPEDPPGIPGRPDLALASMGIYVFKTTYLIELLRADAADPHSSHDFGKDLIPGVVRNGKAIAHRFSTSCIRSPDEPRAYWRDVGTIDAYWEANVDLTTVTPELDLFDKDWPIWTYSELTPPAKFVHNEEGRRGHALNSLVSGGCIISGSYLHKSLLFTGVRVHSYSHLEGAVVQPYVDVGRGARLRNVVVDRGVRIPAGLVVGENAELDARRFRRTSRGTVLITQPMIDRL; from the coding sequence ATGACCCCGTCCAATCGCGGAACACTGGCCCGCACGGCCATGGCGTACGTGCTCGCCGGCGGGCGCGGATCCCGCCTCCATGAACTCACCGATCCCCGCGCCAAGCCCGCGGTGTATTTCGGCGGCAAGACGCGCATCATCGACTTCGCGCTCTCGAACGCCATCAACTCCGGCATCCGCCGCATCGGCGTGGCCACGCAATACAAGGCGCACAGTCTGATCCGGCATCTGCAGCGCGGATGGAACTTCATGCGCCCCGAGCGCAACGAGAGTTTCGACATCCTGCCGGCGAGCCAGCGCGTCAGCGAAACGCAGTGGTACGACGGCACGGCCGACGCAGTCTATCAGAATCTGGACATCATCGCCGACTACGCGCCGGAATACATGGTCATCCTGGCGGGCGATCATGTCTACAAGATGGACTACGAGCTCATGCTGCAGCAGCACGTCAACCAGCGGGCCGACGTCACGGTGGGCGTGCTGGAAGTGCCGCGAAAGGAAGCGTCGGGGTTCGGCGTGATGCATGTGGACGGGGACGATCGCATCATCACGTTCCTGGAGAAGCCGGAGGATCCGCCGGGCATCCCCGGTCGCCCCGATCTCGCGCTGGCCAGCATGGGGATCTACGTCTTCAAGACGACGTATCTCATCGAATTGCTGCGCGCCGACGCCGCCGATCCGCACTCCAGCCACGACTTCGGCAAGGATCTGATCCCCGGCGTGGTGCGCAACGGCAAGGCCATCGCCCACCGCTTCAGCACCTCCTGCATACGCTCGCCGGATGAGCCGCGGGCCTACTGGCGCGATGTCGGCACGATCGATGCGTATTGGGAAGCCAACGTGGATCTCACCACGGTCACGCCCGAGCTCGATCTGTTCGACAAGGACTGGCCGATCTGGACCTATTCGGAGCTGACTCCGCCGGCCAAGTTCGTGCACAACGAGGAAGGCCGCCGGGGCCACGCCCTGAACTCCCTGGTGTCGGGCGGGTGTATCATCTCGGGGTCCTATCTGCACAAGTCGTTGCTGTTCACCGGGGTCCGGGTGCACTCCTATTCCCACCTGGAGGGCGCGGTGGTCCAGCCCTACGTGGACGTCGGGCGCGGTGCCCGGCTGCGTAACGTCGTGGTGGATCGCGGGGTACGAATACCAGCCGGGCTGGTCGTCGGAGAAAATGCCGAACTCGACGCCAGACGGTTCCGTCGTACCAGCCGGGGGACGGTGCTGATCACCCAGCCGATGATCGATCGGCTCTGA